gtgttggagttggagttggggGTGTTGGTGTTTGAGTTGGTGGTGGCATCATAGTTGGCGGTGTTGGTGCTGGGCTaggctttgcatttgttggacAGGTGAATCCCGAAGGTGGGTTCTTGCCACAATCATTGATTAGCACATTAAGAGCAATAGGCAAGACGATATCAACATTAAGTAGCTTGGCTTCAATTGCGGTGCAAAGACAGAGAGCGGCATCCAAATCCGCAACTCCTTGCAACAATGGACAACATTTTTCCTTCGCACTACCACCTATTATAATCCCTACAATACCACCCAACACATCTACACAACTACCTAATTTCAAAATGTCTACTGGGCACATTCCTTGACTCATTGGTGGTGGTGCTGTCGTTGGAGGTGTTGGGGTAggtggtggtgttgttgttggtggtgtggGTGTTGGAGTTGATGGTGGTGTGGGTGCTGGAGTTCttggtggtgttggtgttggtggtgTGGGTGTTGGAGttgatggtggtgttggtgtAGCAGATTTTGGTGGTGGGCTTGCATTTGTAGGACAGGTGAATCCAGAAGGAGGGTTCTTTCCACAGTCGTTGATCAACACATTCAGAGCAATAGGTAAAATGATGTCAACATTAAGTAGCTTGGCTTCAATGGCAGTGCACAAACAAAGAGCTGCATCCAAATCCGCAATTCCTTCCAACAATGGGCAACATTTATCCTTTGCACTACTACCTATTATTATCCCCACTATACCACCCAACACATCTACACAGCCACCTAATTTAACTATGTCTACTGGGCACATTCCTTGACTCATTGGTGGTGGAGTTAACATTGGAGGCGTTGGTGTTGGAGTAggtggtggtgttgttgttggtggtgtcgGTGTTGGAGTTGGAATTTTTGGCGGTGTGGGTGttggagttgttggtgttggtggtgtTGGAATTTTTGGCGGTGTGGGTGTTGGAGTTGCTGGTGTTGGTGGAGCAGATTTTGGTGGTGGGCTTGCATTTGTAGGACATTTGAATCCAGAAGGAGGGTTCTTTCCACAGTCGTTGATCAGCACATTCAGAGCAATAGGTAAAATGATGTCAACATTGAGTAGCTTGGCTTCAATGGCAGTGCATAAACAGAGAGCCGCATCCAAATCCGCAATTCCTTCCAACAATGGGCAACATTTATCCTTTGCACTACTACCTATTATTATCCCCACTATACCACCCAACACATCTACACAACCACCTAATTTAACAATGTCTACTGGGCACATTCCTTGACTCATTGGTGGTGGAGTTAACATTGGAGGCGTTGGTGTTGGAGTAggtggtggtgttgttgttggCGGTGGCGTTGTTGGTGGTGTTGGAATTTTTGGCGGTGTGGGTGTTGGAGTTGTTGGTGTAGGTGGAGCAGATTTTGGTGGTGGGCTTGCATTTGTAGGACAGGTGAATCCCGAAGGTGGGTTTTTGCCACAATCGTCGATCAGCACTTTAAGAGCAATAGGCAAGACAATGTTAACATTAAGTAGCTTGGCTTCAATGGCGGTGCAAAGACAAAGAGCCGCATCCAAATCAGCAACTCCTTGCAATAATGGACAACATTTTTCCTTAGCACTACCACCTATAATTATCCCCACTATGCCACCCAACACATCTACACAAGCACCTAATTTCAAAATGTCTACTGGGCATTGTTCTTGACTCGTTGGTGGTGGTGTTACTGCAGGAGGCGTtgaagttggtggtggtgttgttttTGGTGGTATTACTGGTGTAGGATTTGGTGGTGGTGTCGTT
This window of the Papaver somniferum cultivar HN1 unplaced genomic scaffold, ASM357369v1 unplaced-scaffold_3, whole genome shotgun sequence genome carries:
- the LOC113341591 gene encoding mucin-2-like; the protein is MKFILSSLFIFLLNLGALVTISVACPTCEIPTPPPKVPKLPPKSHPKVPSPTPPKPYVPKPPPVEPPHAKPPSVSPPKKTPTVKPPKKSPTIKPPKKSPSIKPPKKIPTVKPPKKSPTVKPPIKKPTPPKAKPPPSPPIVKPYPPPTTPTPKPRPPPKSPTTVPTPPKVPTPKPTPPKQTPPPKAPAPKPTPPTHTPPPTVPTPKPTPTPPALTPPTTPAPVTPPKKTPPPTPIPVTPPPTPTPVTPPKTTPPPTPTPVTPPKTTPPPTPTPVTPPKTTPPPTPTPVTPPKTTPPPTPTPVTPPKTTPPPNPTPVIPPKTTPPPTSTPPAVTPPPTSQEQCPVDILKLGACVDVLGGIVGIIIGGSAKEKCCPLLQGVADLDAALCLCTAIEAKLLNVNIVLPIALKVLIDDCGKNPPSGFTCPTNASPPPKSAPPTPTTPTPTPPKIPTPPTTPPPTTTPPPTPTPTPPMLTPPPMSQGMCPVDIVKLGGCVDVLGGIVGIIIGSSAKDKCCPLLEGIADLDAALCLCTAIEAKLLNVDIILPIALNVLINDCGKNPPSGFKCPTNASPPPKSAPPTPATPTPTPPKIPTPPTPTTPTPTPPKIPTPTPTPPTTTPPPTPTPTPPMLTPPPMSQGMCPVDIVKLGGCVDVLGGIVGIIIGSSAKDKCCPLLEGIADLDAALCLCTAIEAKLLNVDIILPIALNVLINDCGKNPPSGFTCPTNASPPPKSATPTPPSTPTPTPPTPTPPRTPAPTPPSTPTPTPPTTTPPPTPTPPTTAPPPMSQGMCPVDILKLGSCVDVLGGIVGIIIGGSAKEKCCPLLQGVADLDAALCLCTAIEAKLLNVDIVLPIALNVLINDCGKNPPSGFTCPTNAKPSPAPTPPTMMPPPTQTPTPPTPTPTPPTTKPPPTPTPPTPTPTPTPPTTSPPPMAQEMCPVDILKLGGCVDVLGGILGIVIGGSAKEKCCPLLAGIADLDAALCLCTTIKAKLLNIDIVLPIALQVLIQDCGKHPPPEFTCPS